From the genome of Amycolatopsis granulosa:
ACCGCGGTCAGCGCCGCCCACATCCGCTGGATCAGTTCCTCGGTGGGCTCGATCCCGTGCCGGGTCAGCAATTCCACGGTGATGGCGCGCTCGGTCCGGCCGAAGAAGTCCGGCATCTCGGTCAGCGTCACGCCGGTCACCTCGGTGAGCACCTGCCGGTACCAGCCGCGGCCGGCGCCACGCAGGTCGATGAGGGTCTGGTCGATGTCCCACAGCACCAGCCGGTGCGTACTGCTCGTCACGTCCGCGACGCTACCAATCCCGGTATTCATCACGCGTTGACTTCTGCGCGGAACCGTGTCTACCCTGAAATTCAACACAGGAAGAATTCAATCGGAGGTTCCCATGACCGGAACATCCACCCGGCGGATCGCCGGGCTCGCCGCCCTGGCCGGCGCGGTGATCGCGGTGGTACTGGGGTTCCTCACCGTGGGCGTGCAGGCGTCGGTCGCACCGCACGGACTTCCCGTCGCGGTCGCCGTGCCCGACCACGCGCCGCCCCCGTTGCGGGCCGCGGCGCAGCGCCTCACCACGGCGAACGGCGACGCCCTGAGCGTGCGGCTCACCTCACCGGAGCAGGGCAGGCAGCTGCTCGACGACAAGAAGGTCTACGGCGTCCTGGAACTCGCCCCGGGGCAGGTCGGTGTCGTCGTGTCGGGCGCGGTCAACCCGGCCGGCACCCAGGTCGCGCAGCAGGCGCTCACCGGGGCCGGCCAGGCGCTGTCGGCCGCGATGGCGCAGGCGACCGGCACCCCGGCCGCGCCGGTGCGGGTGGAGACCGTGCACCCGGCGAGCCCGGCGGGACGCGTCGCGCCGCTCGCGGTGAGCATCCTGGCCTGGGTCGGCAGCCTCGCCGCGGGTGCGCTGCTGGTGTTTCTCGGCCGGCGGTCCGGCGGGCGGATCGGCACCGCGGCCCGCCTGACCCAAATCGCGGCCACCGCGGTGCTGATCACGGCGGTCGCCGCGGGGTTCCTGGCCCTGTGGGACTCGTCGTTGACCCCCGGCTGGGACGTCCTCGGGTACGTCCTGCTGACCGCGGCGGCGTTCGCGGCCGTGCAGGCCGCCTTGCTGCGGCTGCTGGGTATCCGGGCGATGGCGATCCTCGGCCCGCTCTACCTGCTCGCGCCGAACGTGGCCGGGCAGGTGCCGGAGCTGCTGAACCCGGCCTACCGGATCCTGCTGTGGTCGTGGACGCCGTTCCGGTTCTCCACCGAGGGCATCCGCAGCCTGCTGCAGGGCATCCCGGGCGCCCCCGACGTCACCACCGGCGTGTGGGTGCTCGGCGCGATGCTCGTCGCCGGGCTGGTCGTCGTCCTCTGGCCCGGCCGCGCGCCGCGGCCGGCGCCGGTCCCGGCGGCCGAGCTTCAGCCGGCCAGGTAGCTGAACCGGACGCGCCGGACCGGGTTGTCGATGTTGGTGTCCACCAGGCAGATCGACTGCCAGGTGCCCAGCGCCGGCGACCCGTTCAGCACGGGCACGCTCGCGTACGGCGGCACCAGCGCGGGCAGCACGTGGTCCCGGCCGTGACCGGCGCTGCCGTGCTGGTGCCGCCACCGCTGGTCGCGGGGCAGCAGGTCGTCCAGCGCGGTGAGCAGGTCCTCGTCACT
Proteins encoded in this window:
- a CDS encoding ABC transporter permease produces the protein MTGTSTRRIAGLAALAGAVIAVVLGFLTVGVQASVAPHGLPVAVAVPDHAPPPLRAAAQRLTTANGDALSVRLTSPEQGRQLLDDKKVYGVLELAPGQVGVVVSGAVNPAGTQVAQQALTGAGQALSAAMAQATGTPAAPVRVETVHPASPAGRVAPLAVSILAWVGSLAAGALLVFLGRRSGGRIGTAARLTQIAATAVLITAVAAGFLALWDSSLTPGWDVLGYVLLTAAAFAAVQAALLRLLGIRAMAILGPLYLLAPNVAGQVPELLNPAYRILLWSWTPFRFSTEGIRSLLQGIPGAPDVTTGVWVLGAMLVAGLVVVLWPGRAPRPAPVPAAELQPAR
- a CDS encoding secondary thiamine-phosphate synthase enzyme YjbQ: MYSTEIEVKTGGRAVVHDLTKETEAFLAEAAAADGLLHVFVPHATAGLAILETGAGSDEDLLTALDDLLPRDQRWRHQHGSAGHGRDHVLPALVPPYASVPVLNGSPALGTWQSICLVDTNIDNPVRRVRFSYLAG